One Malassezia restricta chromosome VI, complete sequence genomic region harbors:
- a CDS encoding DNA-binding protein has translation MSSPYDSAAVDRRKWTPEEDALLTMAMNNLQDVNETRWTEVAASVPGRSAKACRKRWVNGLNERLKKGTWTAEEDNRLREAIMHLDSDWARIAEFVGNRSGDQCSKRWREVLDPTINKAPWTAEEDRLLVEFYHKHGSCWQIISTYLNNRRALQCRNRCCKLLGLHAHPRKKGTSGNKQSPSARSFSASPNMIPTQNSVTVSSSLNVMDIKDTRKLESDDLFELNSHVPSTISNMNATACASKGINMLDINGQTDPCTPGISVNGDIHNNDDHVTITYNDVHTMGFLDAWSKVQGYSSAERKGLPAALNLSENTTFYPQTTSPTDSIYSYLDSTASLPSSTLTTPGATSLDGFLLDSDFGLHSMAQHTMPESNAKGTLNNRWLHDPFVPLSGIGFHND, from the coding sequence ATGTCTTCGCCGTATGACAGTGCGGCGGTCGATCGTCGTAAATGGACGCCGGAGGAAGACGCTCTTCTAACGATGGCCATGAACAACTTGCAGGATGTCAACGAGACCCGTTGGACCGAAGTCGCTGCCAGCGTGCCAGGGCGGTCTGCCAAAGCATGTCGAAAGCGTTGGGTAAATGGCCTCAATGAGCGTCTTAAGAAAGGAACATGGACAGCTGAAGAAGATAATCGTCTTCGTGAAGCCATTATGCATCTGGACAGTGACTGGGCTAGGATTGCAGAGTTTGTTGGCAATCGTTCTGGTGATCAATGCAGCAAGCGATGGCGCGAAGTCCTAGACCCAACAATCAACAAAGCTCCTTGGACAGCAGAAGAGGACCGGCTACTGGTAGAGTTTTATCATAAACATGGGTCTTGCTGGCAGATTATTTCAACATATCTCAATAATCGTCGTGCTTTGCAATGCCGGAATCGATGTTGCAAGCTATTGGGGCTGCATGCTCATCCTAGAAAGAAAGGAACTAGCGGCAATAAACAAAGCCCCTCTGCTCGTTCATTTTCCGCGTCTCCCAATATGATCCCGACACAAAATTCAGTAACAGTTTCATCCAGTCTCAATGTCATGGATATCAAAGACACGCGGAAGCTGGAAAGCGATGACCTATTCGAGCTAAACAGTCATGTCCCATCGACAATTTCTAATATGAATGCCACAGCTTGTGCATCCAAAGGCATAAATATGCTTGATATTAATGGTCAAACGGATCCATGTACGCCTGGTATTAGCGTCAATGGCGATATCCACAACAATGATGACCATGTAACAATAACTTACAACGATGTACATACAATGGGTTTTCTCGATGCTTGGAGCAAGGTTCAAGGTTATAGCTCTGCTGAACGCAAAGGTTTACCAGCTGCGCTCAATCTGAGTGAGAACACCACCTTCTACCCGCAAACCACATCGCCAACGGACTCCATATATTCATACCTTGACTCGACCGCCTCGTTACCATCAAGTACATTGACAACTCCCGGCGCAACAAGTCTTGATGGATTCTTATTAGACTCAGACTTTGGCCTTCACTCGATGGCTCAGCATACGATGCCTGAATCTAATGCGAAAGGCACCCTCAACAATAGATGGCTACATGACCCATTCGTGCCTTTGTCGGGGATTGGTTTTCACAATGATTGA
- a CDS encoding transporter, translating to MPATPANEQPKEPEVRATASHGQNEPSIVIWPSGASQPLSEQDSSIGDDIKERHNMYIPSSQALESDSEAQNGRPSVLFEKLPKVPRPPRTASSSDQAWKTLTSVPSRNGQDSMPERTGHGRRASVLSMKTDGGVDRPRRLSYSSYNDEPNTDNSDVIIGQGTTDLETGARVPHEVKDTSSLEDKEADTIIVEWDGDDKELGMTWSLTYRAYVAILVGALSIASTMTSSLPSNLMPKTAAHFGVSEEVIKLSTFIFLGGYCFGPLLWAPYSELYGVRWPFIFSMAGLTIFNMACALAPNIGGLIAFRFLAGVFASCPLVVGGGAMANIWPKELLGLGMCVFSMSPMAGPACGPVIGGYVAVVKSATWRWGFWACTILSGFLTLLTFLTLKETNQVITLKKKAQRLRKETGDNRYKAPVELRTIDLRELATRWLILPILMFVYEPMLQAITMYMSFVYGVLYLFFEAFPVVFGAHGLNNLQTGLTFLGFLLGCIIGGLFYIFVENPRYVKLMRANPQGAPPPEERLMVCMYGAPILVISLFWFGWTSYPWISIWSPIAAACFYGIAMFFVYFALMTFIADAYRAQTACALSANTIVRSTFGLGFPLFASQMFVKLNPRWASTVLAFISVALFPIPFVLYKYGPWLRSKAKYAFGEDN from the exons ATGCCAGCCACTCCCGCAAATGAACAGCCCAAAGAACCGGAAGTACGTGCGACAGCGTCCCATGGACAGAACGAGCCAAGCATTGTTATATGGCCGTCAGGAGCATCGCAGCCGTTATCGGAGCAAGACTCGAGTATTGGTGATGATATAAAAGAACGCCATAACATGTATATACCCTCTTCACAGGCACTCGAGTCTGATTCTGAGGCACAAAATGGTCGGCCGTCCGTCTTATTTGAGAAACTGCCCAAGGTTCCCAGGCCACCACGTACGGCATCTTCATCGGACCAGGCATGGAAGACACTCACGAGCGTTCCGAGCCGCAATGGCCAGGATTCCATGCCCGAACGTACGGGCCACGGCCGGCGCGCCTCTGTATTGTCTATGAAGACGGATGGGGGCGTGGATAGACCCCGTCGCCTTTCCTACAGTAGCTACAACGACGAACCCAACACAGATAACAGTGACGTTATTATCGGACAAGGCACAACGGACCTCGAAACTGGTGCTCGAGTACCCCATGAAGTCAAAGATACCAGCTCGCTTGAGGATAAAGAGGCTGATACAATCATTGTCGAGTGGGACGGCGACGACAAAGAGCTCGGCATGACATGGTCGCTCACATATCGTGCATATGTGGCTATTCTTGTCGGCGCATTATCGATTGCGTCAACGATGACATCGTCGCTGCCATCCAACTTGATGCCCaagacggcggcgcactTTGGTGTGTCAGAAGAAGTCATCAAACTTTCGACGTTCATTTTCCTTGGTGGATATTGCTTCGGACCTCTCCTTTGGGCTCCATACTCTGAACTGTATGGTGTCAGATGGCCCTTTATTTTTTCTATGGCTGGCCTCACGATTTTCAACATGGCATGTGCATTGGCGCCCAATATTGGTGGGCTTATTGCTTTTCGTTTCTTGGCTGGCGTATTCGCATCATGCCCACTAGTCGTCGGTGGTGGCGCTATGGCGAATATCTGGCCAAAGGAGTTGCTGGGTTTGGGAATGTGTGTGTTTTCCATGTCACCCATGGCCGGCCCCGCATGTGGTCCCGTCATTGGTGGATACGTGGCCGTAGTTAAGTCGGCTACGTGGCGTTGGGGCTTTTGGGCCTGTACGATTCTATCAGGATTTCTCACGCTTCTTACGTTCTTGACTCTGAAAGAGACCAACCAGGTTATTACTTTGAAGAAAAAGGCCCAACGTCTGCGCAAGGAGACAGGTGACAATCGATACAAGGCTCCTGTTGAACTCCGCACGATTGACCTACGCGAGCTTGCGACCCGTTGGCTCATTTTGCCCATCCTCATGTTTGTGTACGAGCCCATGTTACAGGCTATCACTATGTATATGTCATTCGTGTACGGTGTGCTGTACCTCTTTTTTGAAGCATTTCCTGTTGTGTTTGGTGCCCATGGCCTCAACAATCTCCAAACTGGTCTTACCTTCTTGGGTTTCCTGCTCGGATGTATTATTGGCGGCCTCTTTTACATTTTTGTTGAGAATCCACGGTATGTGAAACTGATGAGGGCAAATCCACAAGGAGCGCCTCCACCTGAAGAACGGCTGATGGTTTGTATGTATGGCGCACCTATTCTTGTCATTTCTCTATTTTGGTTTGGTTGGACGTCGTACCCTTGGATTTCCATTTGGTCGCCCATTGCAGCAGCCTGCTTTTATGGCATTGCCATGTTCTTTGTTTAT TTCGCTCTCATGACATTTATTGCTGATGCATACCGAGCCCAAACAGCCTGTGCACTCTCAGCAAACACAATTGTCCGTTCTACATTTGGTCTTGGATTTCCTTTG TTTGCCTCTCAAATGTTTGTTAAACTGAACCCTCGATGGGCATCCACTGTCCTGGCGTTTATTTCCGTTGCTTTATTCCCAATTCCTTTCGTGTTGTACAAGTATGGCCCTTGGCTGCGCTCCAAGGCAAAGTATGCATTCGGAGAGGACAACTAG